One genomic window of Halococcus sediminicola includes the following:
- a CDS encoding dicarboxylate/amino acid:cation symporter: protein MSYSVTSLWGRYRSIPIVYRIGVAFVLGSIAGLVVGQPMTALQPIGDLFVRLLKMIIVPIVFFTLLMGARRLTPSTLGQIGGVTVLCYVVTTAVAIVIGLGVGNFVNPGVGLDLVSTDVQTKQAPNIGDVFLGIVPTNPLGAMAEGDILPIIFFTLVFGIALTLLQEEFDADTAVHRGVETIFDVVEAGAEAMFKIVWGVMEFGIIGVFALMAATFGTAGVDAIVPYAKLIAALALAVGIHITFTYLLVIQWGVLRESPIAFLRGAREAMVTALSIRSSSGTLPVTMSDADENFGIAEEIYSFSLPLGATINMDGTAMYQGVAAIFAANLVGEALTLGEQFTVVVTALLASIGTAGVPGSGLIMLTLVLTQLGLPLEVVGMVAGVDPLLDRLRTMNNVTGDLAVTTLVAHVYDGIDRTASVWSSSGEPAGTPQND from the coding sequence GTGTCATACTCGGTGACGTCTCTCTGGGGACGCTATCGCTCGATACCGATCGTCTATCGCATCGGGGTGGCGTTCGTCCTCGGTTCGATCGCCGGACTCGTCGTCGGTCAGCCAATGACGGCGCTGCAACCGATCGGCGACCTGTTCGTTCGACTGCTGAAGATGATCATCGTCCCCATCGTCTTCTTCACCCTGTTGATGGGCGCACGCCGTCTCACGCCGTCGACGCTCGGGCAAATCGGTGGTGTCACAGTCCTGTGTTACGTCGTGACGACGGCAGTCGCGATCGTGATCGGACTCGGCGTCGGCAACTTCGTGAACCCGGGCGTGGGTCTGGACCTCGTCAGCACGGACGTCCAGACCAAGCAGGCCCCGAACATCGGCGACGTCTTTCTGGGAATCGTGCCGACGAACCCGCTCGGCGCGATGGCCGAGGGCGACATCCTCCCGATCATCTTCTTCACGCTCGTCTTCGGCATCGCGCTCACACTCCTTCAAGAAGAGTTCGACGCCGACACCGCCGTCCACCGTGGCGTCGAGACGATCTTCGACGTCGTCGAGGCGGGGGCCGAGGCGATGTTCAAGATCGTCTGGGGCGTGATGGAGTTCGGTATCATCGGGGTGTTCGCGCTGATGGCCGCGACCTTCGGGACCGCCGGTGTCGACGCCATCGTCCCCTACGCGAAACTCATCGCGGCGCTCGCGCTCGCCGTTGGCATCCACATCACGTTCACCTATCTTCTCGTGATTCAGTGGGGGGTGCTTCGAGAATCACCGATCGCGTTCCTCCGGGGCGCACGCGAGGCGATGGTGACGGCACTCAGCATTCGCTCGTCGAGCGGCACGCTTCCGGTGACGATGAGCGACGCCGACGAGAACTTCGGCATCGCCGAGGAGATTTACAGTTTCTCGCTCCCGCTCGGAGCGACCATCAACATGGACGGCACCGCGATGTATCAGGGTGTGGCGGCCATCTTCGCGGCGAACCTCGTCGGTGAGGCACTCACACTCGGCGAGCAGTTCACCGTCGTCGTCACCGCACTCCTCGCGAGCATCGGCACGGCGGGCGTGCCGGGCAGCGGTCTCATCATGCTGACGCTCGTGCTCACACAACTGGGCCTGCCGCTGGAGGTGGTCGGGATGGTCGCGGGCGTCGACCCGCTGCTCGACCGACTCCGAACGATGAACAACGTCACCGGCGACCTCGCCGTGACGACGCTCGTTGCGCACGTCTACGATGGCATCGACCGAACGGCGAGCGTCTGGTCGTCCAGTGGCGAACCCGCTGGCACGCCCCAGAACGACTGA
- a CDS encoding Na+/H+ antiporter NhaC family protein: MPLEAISAGPWSLLPALLAISLAWYVRDALIGLFVGIAGGAMVYGVFRPETVGVPAGLDGVARSVFGALLGITVVPDLVATSPLFADPWYVKNVLLALFAIGGLMGLMIRAGAIRGVLEALASRVESPADAEKASFLAGVIIHIDDYFNCLVVGSMMRPLTDEYDVSRAKLAYYVDSAGSPAARLAFYSTWGVALVGFIGAGLAAAAKQNVLPPDMSGYVTQTGNGVQAATDAVWPLFFNTLGFAFYSWTALIIAALVAWQIVPNIFGMGREESRARAGDGVVGPDADPLISDEVANYEMSAAATPDWRNFAIPVLTIVGVGLMAMFWHASPVINAPQMSTLFSVAGYELLVPAGGPWSFNIGGIRLGLAAMMGLLVGFVLFRARGDIPSNADATDAMVNGFKGIFLAAAILTLAITIQNTVSTLGISDFVTDWFRGVPVGLIPVLVFAVTAFVSFSDGSSWATYGIMFPIVIPVAFTTGANLPLALGAVLSGGIFGDHCSPISDTTVLSSSTSGSDHMVHVRTQIPYALVTATIAGTLFLVLGFLVPGDFSLIPY, encoded by the coding sequence ATGCCGCTCGAAGCTATCTCGGCGGGCCCATGGTCGCTGCTGCCGGCGCTGCTCGCCATCTCGCTGGCGTGGTACGTCCGGGACGCACTCATCGGACTGTTCGTTGGGATCGCCGGCGGCGCGATGGTCTACGGCGTCTTCCGTCCCGAAACCGTCGGCGTACCGGCCGGACTCGATGGCGTCGCTCGATCGGTTTTCGGGGCGCTCCTCGGCATCACCGTCGTGCCCGACCTCGTCGCCACGTCGCCGCTCTTTGCCGACCCGTGGTACGTCAAGAACGTGCTGCTCGCGCTCTTCGCCATCGGCGGGTTGATGGGCCTGATGATCCGCGCCGGAGCGATTCGTGGCGTGTTGGAGGCGCTCGCCAGTCGCGTCGAGTCGCCCGCCGACGCCGAGAAAGCCTCGTTTCTCGCCGGCGTCATTATCCACATCGACGACTACTTCAACTGTTTAGTGGTCGGCTCGATGATGCGTCCCCTCACCGACGAATACGACGTCTCGCGGGCGAAACTCGCCTACTACGTCGATTCTGCTGGGAGTCCGGCCGCTCGACTCGCCTTCTACTCGACGTGGGGTGTCGCACTCGTGGGCTTCATCGGCGCGGGTCTCGCCGCCGCGGCGAAACAGAACGTGCTTCCTCCAGATATGTCTGGCTACGTCACCCAGACGGGAAACGGCGTGCAGGCGGCCACCGACGCGGTCTGGCCGCTGTTTTTCAATACGCTCGGATTCGCCTTCTACTCGTGGACCGCACTCATTATCGCCGCGCTGGTCGCGTGGCAGATAGTCCCGAACATCTTCGGGATGGGCCGCGAGGAGTCGCGCGCCCGTGCGGGCGACGGCGTGGTCGGCCCGGACGCCGACCCGCTCATCTCCGACGAGGTGGCGAACTACGAGATGTCCGCGGCCGCGACGCCCGACTGGCGCAACTTCGCCATCCCTGTGCTCACCATCGTCGGCGTCGGTCTCATGGCGATGTTCTGGCACGCCTCGCCAGTCATCAACGCCCCGCAGATGTCGACGCTGTTCTCGGTCGCCGGCTACGAGCTGCTCGTCCCCGCGGGCGGTCCGTGGTCGTTCAACATCGGCGGGATTCGCCTCGGTCTCGCCGCGATGATGGGCTTGCTCGTCGGGTTCGTCCTCTTCCGAGCGCGCGGGGACATCCCCTCAAACGCCGACGCGACCGACGCGATGGTCAACGGATTTAAAGGTATCTTCCTCGCGGCCGCGATTTTGACGCTCGCCATCACGATCCAGAACACCGTCTCGACGCTCGGGATTTCGGACTTCGTTACCGACTGGTTTCGGGGCGTCCCCGTCGGTCTCATCCCGGTGCTCGTCTTCGCCGTGACCGCGTTCGTCAGCTTCTCCGATGGGAGTTCGTGGGCGACCTACGGCATCATGTTCCCCATCGTCATCCCGGTGGCGTTCACCACCGGCGCGAACCTCCCACTCGCGCTCGGCGCGGTGCTTTCGGGTGGGATCTTCGGCGACCACTGCTCGCCCATCTCCGATACCACGGTCCTTTCTTCCTCGACCAGCGGGTCGGACCACATGGTTCACGTCCGTACGCAGATCCCCTACGCGCTCGTGACGGCGACCATCGCCGGCACGCTCTTTCTCGTGCTCGGCTTCCTGGTGCCGGGAGATTTCTCGCTCATCCCGTACTGA
- a CDS encoding 60S ribosomal export protein NMD3: protein MSQSRQFCPRCGDPVEGEPEAGGRTPLCAGCYFDEFDLVDAPDRIEVLVCATCGAIRRGNRWVDVGARDYTDVAVDEVTEAIEVHVDADEFSWGVDPEQVDENTIRMHCRLSAVVRSEPVEERVTVPVKVSRGTCTRCGRIAGDYYASTVQIRARGRTPTDEETERTLEIVTDYVAEREADGDRDAFITEIDETSDGADVKLSTTKLGQAVAERIVRRFGGEFDESATLVTEDEDGNEVYRVTYAVHLPEFTPGDVIDPDDEGGPVLVESVRGNLKGVRITTGEPYEAAFEDGIAPAATLLGRRADGEETTLVTVEDDRAVQVLDPETYAAKTVARPAYLDTDADTVDVLKSRAGLYVLPAETD, encoded by the coding sequence ATGAGCCAGTCACGCCAGTTCTGTCCGCGCTGTGGCGACCCCGTCGAGGGCGAGCCGGAAGCGGGCGGACGGACGCCGCTCTGTGCGGGCTGTTATTTCGACGAGTTCGACCTCGTGGACGCGCCCGACCGCATCGAGGTGCTCGTCTGTGCGACCTGCGGGGCTATCAGACGGGGCAACCGCTGGGTGGACGTCGGCGCGCGCGATTACACCGACGTCGCCGTCGACGAGGTGACCGAAGCCATCGAAGTCCACGTCGACGCCGACGAGTTCTCGTGGGGGGTCGACCCCGAACAGGTCGACGAAAACACCATCCGCATGCACTGTCGGCTCTCGGCGGTCGTCCGTAGCGAGCCGGTCGAGGAACGAGTGACGGTCCCGGTAAAGGTCTCGCGGGGCACCTGCACGCGCTGTGGGCGCATCGCCGGCGACTACTACGCGAGCACCGTCCAGATTCGCGCCCGTGGCCGCACGCCGACCGACGAAGAGACCGAGCGCACGCTCGAAATCGTCACCGACTATGTGGCAGAGCGCGAGGCCGACGGCGACCGCGACGCCTTCATCACCGAGATCGACGAGACGAGCGACGGCGCGGACGTCAAGCTCTCGACGACGAAACTCGGACAGGCGGTCGCCGAGCGCATCGTCCGACGCTTCGGCGGCGAGTTCGATGAGTCGGCGACGCTCGTCACCGAAGACGAGGACGGCAACGAAGTGTACAGAGTTACGTACGCCGTCCACCTCCCGGAGTTCACGCCCGGCGACGTCATCGACCCCGACGACGAGGGCGGACCGGTGCTGGTCGAGAGCGTTCGAGGCAACTTGAAGGGAGTACGAATAACGACGGGCGAACCCTACGAGGCGGCCTTCGAGGACGGCATCGCGCCCGCGGCGACGCTGCTCGGTCGGCGCGCGGACGGCGAGGAGACGACGCTCGTTACCGTCGAGGACGACAGGGCGGTGCAGGTGCTCGACCCCGAGACATACGCCGCGAAGACGGTTGCGCGGCCGGCGTATCTCGATACCGACGCCGACACGGTAGACGTCCTCAAGAGCCGGGCGGGGCTGTACGTGCTCCCAGCCGAAACCGACTAA
- the htpX gene encoding zinc metalloprotease HtpX, whose translation MEWKTDWGLRARMGLTMLLLLALYVVFLGVLAYSNVGLVGTVVIMALFMGGQFFFSDKLALRSMGAHEVSEQEYPELHATIGRLAQQADLPKPTVAVADTRTPNAFATGRSPSSATVCVTTGIMNTLDREELEGVLAHELAHVKNRDVMVMTIATFLSTLAFMIVRWGWLFSGDREQGGAPVMVAILVSLVVGVVSFLLVRVLSRYREFAADRGGAVITGRPSALASALMKIDNGMDKVPSDDMREQADMNAFFIIPIKSGAIGRILSTHPSTENRIERLREMERELETA comes from the coding sequence ATGGAATGGAAGACTGATTGGGGTCTCCGTGCCCGGATGGGGCTGACGATGCTCCTGCTGCTCGCGCTGTACGTCGTCTTTCTCGGCGTGCTCGCGTACTCCAACGTCGGGTTGGTCGGCACAGTAGTAATTATGGCGCTGTTCATGGGCGGACAGTTCTTCTTCAGCGACAAGCTCGCGCTCCGGAGTATGGGCGCTCACGAGGTGAGCGAACAGGAGTATCCCGAACTCCACGCGACGATCGGCCGGCTCGCCCAGCAGGCCGACCTCCCCAAGCCCACGGTGGCGGTCGCGGACACGCGGACGCCGAACGCCTTTGCGACTGGACGCTCGCCGTCGAGCGCGACCGTCTGTGTGACGACGGGCATCATGAACACGCTCGACAGGGAGGAGTTGGAGGGCGTGCTCGCCCACGAACTCGCCCACGTCAAGAACCGCGACGTGATGGTGATGACCATCGCCACGTTCCTCTCGACGCTCGCGTTCATGATCGTGCGCTGGGGCTGGCTCTTCAGCGGCGACCGCGAGCAGGGCGGCGCGCCCGTGATGGTCGCCATCCTCGTCTCGCTGGTCGTGGGAGTGGTATCGTTCCTGCTCGTGCGCGTGCTCTCGCGCTACCGGGAGTTCGCCGCCGACAGAGGCGGAGCGGTCATCACCGGCCGACCCTCGGCGCTCGCCTCCGCGCTGATGAAGATCGACAACGGGATGGACAAGGTGCCGAGCGACGACATGCGCGAACAGGCCGACATGAACGCCTTCTTCATCATCCCGATCAAGAGCGGCGCTATCGGGCGCATCCTCTCGACGCATCCCTCGACCGAAAATCGTATCGAGCGGCTGCGCGAGATGGAGCGCGAACTCGAAACGGCCTGA
- the pspAB gene encoding PspA-associated protein PspAB, whose amino-acid sequence MGIFDGLRSVFGTSAEADATRDADPDDLFGMSTAYLTMEADLGFDPAGVAALCFSGVDSTDFADTVAEVEAILDAGEVETGTEARFVDDSHGYEWVVLEDSDFEDLVTSVHFAADTLIERGYGSRLLAALFGFEKSGPVYWVYSFRRGAYYPFAPRAGNERDSTVEFKLESVLDGELDVESDKEYWYPLWPSTGTHPWE is encoded by the coding sequence ATGGGAATTTTCGATGGGTTGCGATCGGTGTTCGGAACGAGTGCGGAGGCAGACGCGACGCGCGACGCCGACCCCGACGACCTCTTCGGGATGAGCACGGCCTACCTCACGATGGAGGCCGATTTGGGCTTCGACCCGGCGGGCGTCGCCGCACTCTGCTTTTCGGGCGTCGACAGCACCGATTTCGCCGACACAGTGGCGGAAGTCGAGGCGATTCTGGACGCCGGCGAGGTCGAGACGGGGACCGAGGCCCGGTTCGTCGACGACTCGCACGGCTACGAGTGGGTCGTGCTCGAAGACTCGGATTTCGAGGACCTCGTCACTAGCGTCCACTTCGCCGCCGACACACTCATCGAGCGTGGGTACGGCTCGCGGCTGCTCGCCGCACTCTTCGGCTTCGAGAAGAGCGGTCCCGTCTACTGGGTGTACTCCTTTCGGCGCGGGGCGTACTACCCGTTCGCGCCGCGTGCGGGCAACGAGCGCGATTCCACAGTCGAATTCAAACTCGAATCCGTCCTCGACGGCGAACTCGACGTCGAGAGCGACAAGGAGTACTGGTACCCGCTCTGGCCCTCCACGGGCACGCATCCGTGGGAGTGA
- the radA gene encoding DNA repair and recombination protein RadA, whose product MAATEDLESLPGVGPATADKLSESGFDSYQGIAVASPGELSNTADIGESTAADIINAARDAADIGGFETGANVLERREQIGKLSWQVNEVDDLLGGGVETQSITEVYGEFGAGKSQVTHQLSVNVQLPNEYGGLEGSAIFIDSEDTFRPERIAQMVRGLPEDAIAAAMEAREIEGGPGSDEAMEEFIESILDKIHVAKAFNSNHQILLAQKAQEIASEHEDTDWPVRLVCIDSLTAHFRAEYVGRGELAQRQQKLNKHLHDIDKVGNLYNAATVVTNQVASNPDSYFGDPTQPIGGNILGHKSTFRMYLRKSKGTKRIVRLVDAPNLADGEAVMRVEEEGLKPE is encoded by the coding sequence ATGGCAGCAACCGAAGATCTAGAGAGCCTGCCGGGCGTCGGTCCCGCGACCGCTGACAAACTTTCAGAATCCGGCTTCGACTCCTATCAGGGGATCGCGGTGGCGAGTCCCGGCGAACTCTCCAATACCGCCGATATCGGCGAGAGCACGGCCGCGGACATCATCAACGCCGCGCGTGACGCCGCCGACATCGGTGGGTTCGAGACGGGAGCCAACGTCCTCGAACGCCGCGAGCAGATCGGCAAGCTCTCGTGGCAGGTCAACGAGGTCGACGACCTTCTTGGAGGTGGCGTCGAAACCCAGTCGATCACCGAGGTTTACGGCGAGTTCGGGGCCGGCAAATCCCAAGTCACCCACCAGCTCTCGGTCAACGTCCAGCTCCCCAACGAGTACGGCGGACTCGAAGGCAGCGCCATCTTCATCGACAGCGAGGATACGTTCAGACCGGAGCGCATCGCCCAGATGGTGCGCGGCCTGCCCGAGGATGCCATCGCCGCCGCGATGGAGGCCCGCGAAATCGAGGGCGGACCCGGTAGTGACGAGGCAATGGAGGAGTTCATCGAGTCGATTCTCGACAAGATTCACGTCGCCAAGGCGTTCAACTCGAACCATCAGATCCTGCTCGCCCAGAAGGCCCAAGAGATCGCCAGCGAACACGAGGATACCGACTGGCCCGTCCGACTGGTCTGTATCGATTCGCTCACTGCCCACTTCCGCGCCGAGTACGTCGGTCGTGGCGAACTCGCCCAGCGCCAGCAGAAACTCAACAAACACCTCCACGACATCGACAAGGTGGGCAACCTCTACAACGCTGCTACTGTGGTCACGAACCAGGTCGCCTCGAACCCCGACTCCTACTTCGGCGACCCGACTCAGCCGATCGGCGGCAACATCCTCGGTCACAAATCGACCTTCCGGATGTATCTCCGCAAATCCAAGGGTACGAAACGCATCGTCCGCCTCGTGGACGCCCCAAACCTCGCCGACGGCGAGGCCGTGATGCGCGTCGAGGAGGAAGGACTGAAGCCGGAATAG
- a CDS encoding aldo/keto reductase → MEHRELGDSGVEVSTVGFGAWVVGTDWWGDRGEQESIDLVRHALDQGVSFFDTGDVYGHGRSEELIGEALGDRRDEVTIASKVGYDFYNNPQAGHGEIPKKMTPEYIQEAVDKSLDRLDMDHLDLLQLHNADVDEVDEEILETLDELRDSGKVDAVGWALGPSIGWLAEGDAAIANEFDAVQVVFNVFEQTPGTHFMETIDDLDASTSILARVPHSSGLLNEQVRPETELGEGDHRGFRPDEWYDTGWEKVEKLRFLERDGERTMGQAAIQWLLAHDEVASVTPTFRTAADVDEWAAAPDTPALSDEELDRVADLHARDYDIERDDGMTGFRSSVDGTDLEAVGATYAGD, encoded by the coding sequence ATGGAGCACCGCGAACTCGGTGATTCGGGGGTCGAGGTATCGACGGTCGGCTTCGGCGCGTGGGTCGTCGGCACCGACTGGTGGGGCGACCGCGGCGAGCAGGAGAGCATCGATCTGGTCCGTCACGCGCTCGATCAGGGCGTCTCCTTCTTCGACACTGGCGACGTCTACGGTCACGGGCGCAGCGAGGAACTCATCGGCGAGGCGCTCGGGGATCGCCGCGACGAAGTCACCATCGCCAGCAAGGTCGGCTACGACTTCTACAACAATCCCCAGGCCGGCCACGGTGAGATCCCGAAGAAGATGACGCCGGAGTACATCCAGGAAGCGGTCGACAAGAGCCTCGACAGGCTCGACATGGACCATCTCGATCTGCTCCAGCTCCACAACGCGGACGTCGACGAAGTGGACGAGGAGATCCTGGAAACCCTCGACGAACTGCGTGACTCGGGCAAAGTCGACGCGGTCGGCTGGGCGCTCGGCCCCTCGATCGGCTGGCTCGCCGAGGGTGATGCGGCCATCGCCAACGAGTTCGACGCCGTCCAGGTCGTGTTCAACGTCTTCGAGCAGACCCCAGGCACGCACTTCATGGAGACCATCGACGACCTCGACGCATCGACGAGCATCCTCGCGCGCGTTCCGCACTCCTCGGGGCTGTTGAACGAGCAGGTCAGACCCGAGACCGAACTCGGCGAGGGCGACCACCGCGGGTTCCGGCCCGACGAGTGGTACGACACCGGCTGGGAGAAAGTCGAGAAACTGCGCTTCCTTGAACGCGACGGCGAGCGCACGATGGGACAGGCGGCCATCCAGTGGCTGCTCGCCCACGACGAGGTCGCCTCGGTCACGCCGACCTTTCGGACGGCCGCCGACGTCGACGAGTGGGCCGCCGCGCCCGACACGCCCGCGCTCTCGGACGAGGAACTCGACCGCGTGGCCGATCTCCACGCCCGCGATTACGACATCGAGCGCGACGACGGGATGACCGGGTTCCGCTCGTCGGTCGACGGCACCGATCTCGAAGCGGTCGGCGCGACGTACGCTGGCGACTGA
- a CDS encoding MGMT family protein, with amino-acid sequence MSEAAGIYTRESDYLDRCVQVGVAGDRVLSVSFPASLAADADHEHPLLDRLFEYLAGAPDEFDDIELALTVPTDQRAVLDAVRELAYGEQTTVERLTRQIPTLDADADDDRDHVRTALDENPIPILIPDHRVRDGPSAAPPKVEQKLRSLEGL; translated from the coding sequence ATGAGCGAGGCAGCCGGCATCTACACGCGCGAGTCCGACTACCTCGACCGCTGTGTGCAGGTCGGCGTCGCCGGCGATCGCGTACTCTCGGTGAGTTTTCCGGCGAGCCTCGCGGCCGACGCCGACCACGAACACCCGCTGCTCGACAGGCTGTTCGAGTATCTGGCGGGTGCGCCCGACGAGTTCGACGACATCGAACTCGCGCTCACCGTCCCGACCGACCAGCGCGCGGTACTCGACGCCGTTCGAGAACTCGCCTACGGCGAACAGACCACCGTCGAACGACTCACGCGGCAAATCCCTACGCTCGACGCGGACGCCGACGACGACCGCGACCACGTCCGCACCGCCCTCGACGAGAACCCCATCCCGATCCTCATCCCCGACCACCGCGTGCGCGACGGTCCGAGCGCCGCCCCGCCGAAGGTCGAACAGAAACTCCGCTCGCTCGAAGGACTATAG
- the trpC gene encoding indole-3-glycerol phosphate synthase — protein sequence MNASEEVAPAIESILAAADERGGGDRRLSVAARSLPAALAAADEENRVPVIGEIKPTSPTTDGRRDDDPAALAEALVDGGAAALSVLTEPDHFGGSPGALQRVRETVSVPVLRKDFIRREEQLDVVEADAVLLIARFVDDLAGLVAAARERGFQPLVEVHTRDELDDALAAGAEIVGINNRDLARLEVSLSTFEELAPHAPEDVTLVAESGIASEEDAARMRRAGADGLLVGSALMDGDVETNTRRLVEGAK from the coding sequence ATGAACGCCAGCGAGGAGGTCGCTCCCGCGATCGAGTCGATACTGGCCGCCGCCGACGAGCGCGGCGGTGGCGACCGGCGGTTGTCGGTCGCCGCACGATCGCTGCCCGCGGCACTCGCAGCGGCCGACGAGGAGAACCGAGTGCCCGTCATCGGCGAGATCAAGCCCACGAGCCCGACGACCGACGGCCGGCGCGACGACGATCCGGCGGCACTCGCCGAGGCGCTGGTCGACGGCGGTGCGGCGGCACTCTCCGTTCTCACCGAGCCCGACCACTTCGGGGGGTCGCCCGGCGCTCTCCAGCGAGTGCGCGAGACCGTTTCGGTGCCCGTTCTCCGGAAGGACTTCATCCGTCGTGAGGAACAGCTGGACGTCGTCGAAGCCGACGCCGTCCTCCTGATCGCACGGTTCGTCGACGACCTCGCGGGGCTCGTCGCGGCGGCGCGCGAGCGTGGGTTCCAGCCGCTCGTCGAGGTCCACACCCGGGACGAACTCGACGACGCGCTCGCGGCCGGGGCGGAGATCGTGGGCATCAACAACCGCGACCTCGCCCGTCTGGAGGTGAGTCTCTCGACCTTCGAGGAGCTCGCACCCCACGCGCCCGAGGACGTGACGCTCGTCGCCGAGAGCGGCATCGCCAGTGAAGAAGACGCTGCACGAATGCGCCGTGCCGGGGCCGATGGGCTGCTCGTCGGGAGCGCGCTCATGGACGGCGACGTCGAAACGAACACCCGACGACTCGTGGAGGGAGCGAAATGA
- the trpB gene encoding tryptophan synthase subunit beta, whose protein sequence is MSDTDAGERPGKFGEYGGQYVPEALMPAIAELDDAYRRYVLDNEDGFMDEFRARLRDFGGRPTPLQHAETLSSRYGFNVYLKREDLLHGGAHKLNNALGQVLLAKYMGKERIIAETGAGQHGTATAMAAAHLDMDCEVFMGERDINRQRPNVFRMRLNGAELNPVSTGSGTLKEATNEAMREWATTVEDTHYVIGSVVGPHPFPTMVRDFQSVIGTEARRQMEEKLGCLPDSVVACAGGGSNTMGAFDAFVDDDAVSLVAVEAGGSGLEIDEQGGIAPNSASLSIGEEGVLHGARTKLLQNSDGQILESHSVSAGLDYAGVGPELADLVDDDRVRAVSVDDDAALSAFHRLSRTEGIIPALETSHALAYLEDGAELGEHVVVNVSGRGDKDLESVVEETEKRDIEGAPSMRVFE, encoded by the coding sequence ATGAGCGACACCGACGCGGGCGAGAGACCGGGGAAATTCGGCGAGTACGGCGGCCAGTACGTCCCCGAAGCGCTGATGCCGGCGATTGCCGAACTCGACGACGCCTACCGGCGATACGTGCTCGACAACGAGGACGGGTTCATGGACGAGTTCCGGGCGCGGCTCCGCGATTTCGGCGGGCGACCGACGCCGCTCCAGCACGCCGAGACGCTGAGTTCGCGATACGGGTTCAACGTCTATCTCAAGCGCGAGGACCTTCTTCATGGGGGTGCGCACAAGCTGAACAACGCGCTCGGGCAGGTGCTGCTGGCGAAGTACATGGGCAAAGAGCGGATCATCGCCGAGACCGGTGCGGGCCAGCACGGGACGGCGACCGCGATGGCCGCTGCCCATCTCGATATGGACTGTGAGGTGTTCATGGGCGAGCGCGACATCAACCGCCAGCGCCCGAACGTCTTCCGCATGCGGCTGAACGGCGCAGAGCTCAACCCGGTGAGCACGGGCAGCGGTACGCTGAAGGAGGCCACCAACGAGGCGATGCGCGAGTGGGCGACCACGGTCGAGGACACCCACTACGTCATCGGCTCGGTCGTCGGGCCGCACCCGTTCCCGACGATGGTCCGGGATTTTCAGTCCGTCATCGGTACAGAAGCCAGACGGCAGATGGAGGAGAAACTGGGGTGCCTCCCGGATAGCGTCGTCGCGTGTGCCGGCGGTGGCTCGAACACGATGGGCGCGTTCGACGCGTTCGTCGACGACGATGCCGTCTCGCTCGTCGCCGTCGAGGCCGGCGGCAGCGGGCTCGAAATCGACGAACAGGGAGGGATCGCGCCCAACTCGGCGTCGCTGTCGATCGGCGAGGAGGGCGTCCTCCACGGCGCGCGCACGAAACTCCTCCAGAACTCGGACGGCCAGATCCTCGAATCCCATAGCGTGAGCGCGGGTCTCGACTACGCGGGGGTCGGCCCGGAGCTCGCCGATCTCGTCGACGACGATCGTGTGCGAGCGGTCTCGGTCGACGACGACGCCGCGCTCTCCGCGTTCCATCGCCTCTCGCGGACCGAGGGGATCATCCCGGCGCTCGAAACTTCCCACGCGCTCGCGTATCTCGAAGACGGCGCGGAACTCGGCGAGCACGTCGTAGTCAACGTCTCGGGTCGGGGAGACAAGGATCTGGAGAGCGTCGTCGAGGAGACCGAAAAGCGCGATATCGAAGGCGCACCGTCGATGAGGGTATTCGAGTGA